The Pyrenophora tritici-repentis strain M4 chromosome 2, whole genome shotgun sequence genome window below encodes:
- a CDS encoding PSP1 protein, translated as MSSSYKGGLAVGGSVLDKSKLQLRRPTPDSDVLASSDDDREHVAPVVRPAPGMYPAARRPSSGWLQDIQPNRKFSLPSVSFAGSQPTTPSLELPQQSRPSTSAFPWNTPSFTTSTNSRLKEVAPSPTSAYAPADKSLPSPTTLEADDGIGFLLNQQAPNPFRKAVRSQSYSIGQGDIEHSPVSRFSRQTPSSNLRHRPSKPSLLGEPAVGLSQLREDEADEIESSNGSEHGVRLPAGYWEREQKQALLKQAAMENARARNRTSYNNTPEYAIEELDDSESSLTRHAPGLTRRFSEHVSILNRDHEVEIIDSPQKPQWTTGNISPAEVDLSRRHSVAHYPSYNLPMQQSTLSNTQEEDEEYMSPRQTTPAVDDPEDFDPAAYFTGYGPASRAINSSAISAAHPDPVVPNTAMSAANPYAVPHLINRQNRRLFIVTFKCSRADIYYIYEGTGLEVRRGDLVIVEGDRGVDLGQVTHSDLTMEDAKRFKNEANDEHFRWLVMFSQYSLAGTQNDSGMLGALARANGFPNPMSRTVSGQQDTEVFKPKMIKRLAQAHEISGLREKEGGEAKAKRLGAQKAADHKLPMEILDAEYQADYHKLTYFYYAESYVNFNELVTDLFKQYKVRIWMSAVNPASVVNPAGMSQIPPPSAIGPGAILTSNTNGPLAVGPGFGSSNTRGNQQYPQGRNHGAYGNYDDAFHAFSHQIPAYPSQPSYGMQPWAHSQQMSPHVYRGYYPNVTASGSPMNYGGAAYYPSSTYSSSYGGGYGPTTSTASYAAPRNYTSGAGSSFSPYTTAAQSSYTPGGYQGATGSGAYAGGQTATAPQHQSGLDPALVNAMQNMSFNH; from the exons ATGAGTTCCAGCTACAAAGGAGGTCTCGCTGTAGGCGGCTCGGTGCTCGACAAATCGAAGCTCCAGCTGCGACGTCCCACCCCTGATAGTGATGTCTTGGCATCCAGCGACGATGACCGCGAGCACGTGGCACCGGTCGTTCGCCCAGCCCCTGGTATGTATCCTGCTGCCCGTCGCCCCTCTTCAGGCTGGCTCCAGGATATCCAACCCAATCGGAAATTCTCTTTGCCATCAGTGTCGTTTGCTGGATCACAGCCGACCACGCCATCACTCGAGCTGCCCCAACAGTCTAGGCCTAGCACTTCCGCATTTCCGTGGAACACTCCGTCGTTCACCACGAGTACAAATAGCCGCCTAAAAGAGGTCGCTCCCTCTCCCACTTCTGCATACGCTCCCGCAGACAAGTCTCTTCCATCCCCAACCACTCTTGAAGCAGACGACGGTATCGGTTTCTTGCTCAATCAACAAGCCCCAAATCCTTTCAGGAAAGCTGTTCGATCCCAGTCTTATAGCATAGGACAAGGCGACATTGAGCATAGCCCAGTGAGTCGCTTCTCCCGCCAAACACCCAGTTCCAATCTTCGACACCGTCCTTCCAAACCAAGCCTTCTTGGTGAGCCTGCAGTCGGCCTCTCTCAATTGCGCGAAGACGAAGCAGACGAGATCGAGTCGTCCAACGGTTCGGAACACGGAGTACGTCTGCCTGCCGGGTACTGGGAGCGCGAGCAAAAACAAGCTCTACTCAAGCAAGCCGCCATGGAGAACGCGCGTGCTCGCAACC GCACTTCGTACAACAACACCCCAGAGTACGCTATCGAGGAGCTCGATGATAGTGAGTCATCCTTGACCCGCCACGCCCCCGGCCTCACTCGTCGCTTCAGTGAGCACGTCTCTATCCTCAACCGCGACCACGAGGTTGAGATCATCGACAGCCCCCAGAAGCCTCAGTGGACCACTGGTAATATCTCTCCAGCTGAGGTGGACCTCAGCCGTCGCCATTCAGTTGCCCATTACCCTAGCTATAACCTCCCGATGCAGCAATCCACCCTGAGCAACACTCaagaggaggatgaggagTACATGTCTCCTCGTCAAACCACTCCTGCGGTCGACGACCCAGAGGATTTCGATCCCGCCGCCTACTTCACTGGCTACGGTCCTGCATCTCGAGCAATCAACTCATCAGCCATCTCCGCAGCCCACCCTGACCCCGTCGTGCCCAACACTGCAATGTCGGCGGCCAACCCTTACGCTGTGCCCCACCTCATCAACCGTCAAAATCGACGCCTCTTCATCGTCACCTTCAAGTGCTCTCGCGCAGACATCTATTACATCTACGAGGGTACTGGTCTGGAAGTGCGCCGTGGTGATCTTGTCATCGTCGAAGGTGACCGTGGGGTTGATCTCGGTCAAGTCACACACTCTGATCTTACCATGGAGGATGCCAAGCGTTTTAAGAACGAGGCCAACGACGAGCACTTCCGATGGCTTGTCATGTTCTCGCAGTACTCCCTGGCCGGCACCCAGAACGACTCGGGTATGCTTGGTGCCCTTGCGCGTGCCAACGGCTTCCCCAACCCCATGAGCCGGACCGTCTCTGGCCAACAGGATACGGAAGTCTTCAAGCCCAAGATGATCAAGCGTCTTGCCCAGGCACATGAGATCTCCGGTTTGCGCGAGAAGGAAGGTGGCGAGGCCAAAGCAAAGCGTCTCGGTGCTCAGAAGGCGGCTGATCACAAGCTACCCATGGAGATCTTGGATGCCGAGTATCAGGC TGATTACCATAAGCTCACCTACTTCTACTACGCCGAGTCCTATGTCAACTTCAACGAGCTCGTCACCGACCTCTTCAAACAGTACAAGGTCCGCATTTGGATGTCAGCCGTCAACCCCGCGTCAGTTGTTAACCCAGCCGGCATGTCGCAAATTCCGCCACCTTCTGCCATCGGCCCTGGCGCGATCCTGACTTCCAACACCAACGGCCCTCTAGCTGTCGGACCTGGCTTCGGCTCTAGCAACACTCGCGGCAACCAGCAGTATC CTCAAGGACGCAACCACGGTGCTTATGGAAACTATGACGACGCATTCCATGCCTTCTCCCACCAGATCCCAGCATATCCGAGCCAGCCTTCGTACGGTATGCAACCCTGGGCCCACAGTCAGCAGATGTCGCCCCATGTTTACCGTGGCTACTACCCGAACGTTACCGCGAGCGGTAGTCCCATGAACTATGGCGGCGCCGCCTATTACCCATCGTCGACCTACTCTTCGTCCTATGGTGGAGGATATGGTCCTACTACCTCTACGGCTAGTTATGCTGCCCCGCGCAACTATACTTCTGGTGCTGGCTCGTCCTTCTCTCCTTACACTACGGCTGCACAGTCAAGTTACACTCCTGGTGGTTATCAAGGTGCGACCGGCTCCGGTGCCTATGCTGGTGGCCAAACCGCTACCGCTCCTCAGCACCAGTCTGGCTTGGACCCGGCCTTAGTCAACGCTATGCAGAACATGTCATTCAACCACTAG